The following are from one region of the Paracoccus sp. S3-43 genome:
- a CDS encoding acyl-CoA dehydrogenase family protein, which translates to MAMDSETLAQFLITLRRFVDERLIPAEAEVAEGDAIPAGLLAEMREMGLFGLTAPEEYGGLGLTMEEEVLAVFELGRAAPAFRSMFATNVGIGMQGIAIDGTPEQKAKYLPGLASGELIGSFALTEPDVGSDAASVKTTARRDGDFYVLNGTKRFITNAPHAGLFTVMARTDPEQKGAAGVSAFAVERGTPGLSLGKPEKKMGQQGAHVCDVIFEDCRVPASALIGGVEGQGFKTAMKVLDKGRLHIAAACVGLSDRIIDDMLDYAVNRKQFGKPLAEFQLVQAMFSDSKADAYAARCMVLDGARKRDAGQSVSVEASCAKMFASEAVGRIADRNVQVHGGNGYIREYRAEQLFRDARLFRIYEGTTQIQQIVIAKALVAGARERAGL; encoded by the coding sequence ATGGCCATGGATTCTGAGACGCTTGCGCAGTTCCTGATTACGCTCCGCCGGTTCGTGGACGAACGGCTGATCCCGGCCGAGGCCGAGGTGGCCGAGGGCGATGCGATTCCCGCCGGTTTGCTGGCCGAAATGCGCGAGATGGGGCTGTTCGGTCTGACCGCGCCCGAGGAATACGGCGGGCTCGGCCTGACCATGGAGGAGGAGGTGCTGGCCGTCTTCGAACTGGGCCGCGCGGCGCCGGCCTTCCGCTCGATGTTCGCCACCAATGTCGGCATCGGGATGCAGGGCATCGCCATCGACGGCACGCCCGAGCAGAAGGCGAAATACCTGCCGGGGCTGGCAAGCGGCGAGTTGATCGGATCGTTTGCGCTGACCGAGCCGGACGTGGGCTCCGATGCGGCATCGGTGAAGACCACCGCGCGCAGGGACGGCGATTTCTATGTGCTGAACGGCACCAAGCGGTTCATCACCAACGCGCCCCATGCCGGGCTGTTCACGGTGATGGCGCGAACCGACCCCGAGCAGAAGGGCGCCGCTGGCGTCTCGGCCTTCGCGGTGGAGCGCGGCACGCCGGGGCTGAGCCTCGGCAAGCCGGAAAAGAAGATGGGTCAGCAGGGCGCACATGTCTGCGACGTGATCTTCGAGGATTGCCGGGTGCCGGCCTCGGCCCTAATCGGCGGGGTCGAGGGGCAGGGGTTCAAGACCGCGATGAAGGTGCTGGACAAGGGCCGGCTGCACATCGCCGCTGCCTGCGTCGGCCTGTCGGATCGCATCATCGACGACATGCTGGACTATGCGGTGAACCGAAAGCAGTTCGGCAAGCCGCTGGCCGAGTTCCAGCTGGTGCAGGCAATGTTCTCCGACAGTAAGGCCGATGCCTATGCCGCGCGCTGTATGGTGCTGGACGGCGCCCGCAAGCGCGATGCGGGCCAGAGTGTCAGCGTCGAGGCCTCCTGCGCCAAGATGTTCGCCTCCGAGGCTGTGGGCCGGATCGCCGACCGCAACGTGCAGGTGCATGGCGGTAACGGCTATATCCGCGAATACCGGGCCGAGCAGCTGTTCCGCGACGCGCGGCTGTTCCGCATCTACGAGGGCACGACGCAGATCCAGCAGATCGTCATCGCCAAGGCGCTGGTGGCGGGCGCACGCGAACGGGCCGGGCTGTAA
- a CDS encoding MarR family transcriptional regulator, with protein sequence MMHKTGTRALDDYRITTQQWAVLGALSRPAFENGAPVGDLAAYLLVSRQNLAGVLSRLETLGFTERAVAENDNRSRLIRLTDKGRSLWDENMRPVIADYYDEALLGFSTEDKIHMIHYLDKMLRNFKQIDPDTAEERRAAE encoded by the coding sequence ATGATGCACAAAACTGGCACACGGGCGCTGGACGACTACAGGATCACCACGCAGCAATGGGCCGTTCTGGGCGCCCTGTCCCGCCCCGCGTTCGAGAATGGCGCGCCGGTCGGCGATCTCGCTGCCTACCTGTTGGTCAGCCGCCAGAACCTGGCCGGCGTCCTGTCGCGACTGGAGACGCTCGGCTTTACCGAGCGGGCGGTGGCCGAGAATGACAACCGTTCGCGCCTGATCCGGCTGACCGACAAGGGCCGCAGCCTGTGGGACGAAAATATGCGCCCCGTCATCGCCGATTACTATGACGAGGCGCTTCTCGGCTTCTCGACCGAGGACAAGATCCACATGATCCACTACCTCGACAAGATGCTGCGCAACTTCAAGCAGATCGACCCCGACACCGCCGAGGAACGGCGGGCGGCCGAATAG
- a CDS encoding SDR family NAD(P)-dependent oxidoreductase: MRGLKGKVVVVTGGGGGIGSATCLRFAEEGARVVVADIGAAAAAKVVDAIKANGGEAVAMVVNLIDYDATAAAVAQVEAEFGPIDILVNNAGWDLFVPFLKSEPEFWSKIIDINLRTVLNITKPVVASMVARGAAGRVVSIGSDAGRGGSSGESVYSACKAGVIALTKTLAREHARNGITFNTVCPGVTETAMLETFMEGAGDKEKLRTAFTRAVPLGRMGKPEDLPGAILFFSSDDAAFITGQTLSVSGGLTMHG; this comes from the coding sequence GTGCGTGGCCTGAAAGGTAAAGTAGTTGTCGTAACTGGTGGTGGCGGCGGTATCGGCTCGGCCACCTGTCTGCGTTTTGCCGAAGAGGGGGCCCGTGTCGTGGTCGCCGATATCGGTGCCGCCGCCGCCGCCAAGGTCGTGGACGCGATCAAGGCGAATGGCGGCGAGGCTGTGGCAATGGTCGTGAACCTGATCGACTATGACGCCACCGCCGCCGCGGTCGCGCAGGTCGAGGCAGAGTTCGGTCCGATCGACATCCTGGTCAACAATGCCGGCTGGGATCTGTTCGTTCCCTTCCTGAAGTCGGAACCCGAATTCTGGTCGAAGATCATCGACATCAACCTGCGCACCGTGCTGAACATCACCAAGCCGGTGGTGGCCTCGATGGTCGCGCGCGGCGCGGCCGGGCGTGTCGTCTCCATCGGCTCGGACGCCGGGCGCGGCGGGTCGTCGGGCGAATCGGTCTATTCCGCCTGCAAGGCCGGGGTGATCGCGCTGACCAAGACGCTGGCGCGCGAACATGCGCGCAACGGCATCACCTTCAATACCGTCTGCCCCGGCGTGACCGAGACGGCGATGCTGGAAACCTTCATGGAAGGCGCGGGCGACAAGGAAAAGCTGCGCACCGCCTTTACCCGCGCGGTGCCGCTGGGCCGGATGGGCAAGCCCGAGGATCTGCCGGGCGCGATCCTGTTCTTTTCCAGCGACGACGCCGCCTTCATCACCGGCCAGACCCTTTCGGTCTCGGGCGGCCTGACCATGCACGGCTAG
- the badI gene encoding 2-ketocyclohexanecarboxyl-CoA hydrolase: protein MTEYTDILYEIRGGAAWITINRADKYNAFRGHTVDELIHAFQQAGWDRTVGVIVLTGAGDKAFCTGGDQSAHDGQYDGRGVIGLPIDELQSLIRDVPKPVIARVNGFAIGGGNVLATICDLTIASEKAQFGQVGPKVGSVDPGFGTAYLARVVGEKRAREIWYLNKRYTAAEALSWGLVNAVVPHEDLDAEVDRWVTELMERSPTALALAKVSFNADSENIRGIAALGMRALSLYYDTDESKEGGVAFREKRKPDFRRFGK, encoded by the coding sequence ATGACCGAATATACCGACATCCTTTATGAAATCCGCGGCGGAGCCGCCTGGATCACCATCAACCGCGCCGACAAATACAACGCCTTTCGCGGCCATACGGTGGACGAACTGATCCATGCCTTCCAGCAGGCGGGTTGGGATCGCACCGTCGGCGTGATCGTGCTGACCGGGGCGGGCGACAAGGCCTTCTGCACCGGCGGCGACCAGTCCGCCCATGATGGCCAGTATGACGGGCGCGGTGTCATCGGCCTGCCGATTGATGAACTGCAATCGCTCATCCGCGACGTGCCCAAGCCGGTCATCGCCCGCGTCAACGGCTTTGCTATCGGCGGCGGCAATGTGCTGGCCACGATCTGCGACCTGACCATCGCGTCGGAAAAGGCGCAGTTCGGGCAGGTGGGGCCCAAGGTGGGCTCTGTCGATCCGGGCTTTGGCACCGCCTATCTGGCGCGGGTTGTCGGCGAAAAGCGCGCGCGAGAGATCTGGTATCTCAACAAACGCTATACCGCTGCGGAGGCGCTTTCCTGGGGTCTCGTGAATGCCGTCGTCCCGCACGAGGATCTGGATGCCGAGGTCGATCGCTGGGTCACCGAGCTGATGGAGCGTTCGCCTACGGCACTGGCGCTCGCCAAGGTCTCGTTCAACGCCGACAGCGAAAACATTCGCGGCATCGCGGCTTTGGGGATGCGCGCGCTCAGCCTCTATTACGACACCGACGAGAGCAAGGAGGGCGGGGTGGCCTTCCGGGAAAAGCGCAAGCCGGATTTCCGCAGGTTCGGAAAATAG
- a CDS encoding ABC transporter substrate-binding protein has product MLASSKGRSAAMALALSAAFGGNAVAQDGPVKVGFAADLTGACAALSEDGLNGAKIAAEEINAAGGILGRQVELVVRDTQTKPDEGAKVARDLITSEKIDVLTGVCSSAVMLAESAVSAELKVPFYAAIGSTQRANIELFQPYFWQVQANATMEAYAAAEYVAKKAEWTKISTLGSDYEWGHTSVAAFTERLKQLRPDITFADPIYAKVGETAMAPYITATLAQAPDAVFAPLFGPSLGATLKQGQGFGFFQKANLVTLMTVDTLQSQGASMPADNVYGLARAPFFALEQTPEVTAFIEKYRAAYGEYPTDWAINAYDGLRFYAAVAEKAGTVEGDAVIAALPEVTFDGLREKGLTVRALDGQMNAPVYVGKATKADGYDFPILTEVEKFVGAPLMPAEDFILQAREAAK; this is encoded by the coding sequence ATGCTTGCATCGTCGAAGGGCCGCTCCGCGGCCATGGCCCTTGCCCTGTCGGCGGCGTTCGGAGGAAACGCCGTCGCCCAGGACGGGCCGGTGAAGGTCGGCTTCGCAGCCGACTTGACCGGCGCCTGCGCGGCGCTGTCGGAGGACGGGCTGAACGGCGCCAAGATCGCCGCCGAGGAAATCAACGCGGCGGGCGGCATCCTGGGCCGCCAGGTGGAACTGGTCGTGCGCGACACCCAGACCAAGCCCGACGAGGGCGCCAAGGTCGCGCGGGATCTGATCACCAGCGAAAAGATCGACGTGCTGACCGGCGTCTGTTCTTCGGCGGTGATGCTGGCCGAAAGCGCGGTCTCGGCCGAGCTGAAGGTGCCGTTCTACGCCGCCATCGGCTCGACCCAGCGGGCGAATATCGAACTCTTCCAGCCCTATTTCTGGCAAGTGCAGGCCAATGCCACGATGGAAGCCTATGCGGCGGCCGAATATGTGGCGAAGAAGGCCGAGTGGACCAAGATTTCCACCCTCGGGTCGGATTACGAATGGGGCCATACCTCGGTCGCGGCCTTCACCGAGCGGCTGAAGCAGCTGCGCCCCGACATCACCTTCGCCGATCCGATCTATGCCAAGGTCGGCGAAACCGCGATGGCCCCCTATATCACCGCCACGCTGGCGCAGGCGCCGGATGCCGTCTTTGCGCCGCTGTTCGGGCCGAGCCTGGGTGCCACACTGAAACAGGGGCAGGGCTTCGGCTTCTTCCAGAAGGCCAACCTCGTCACGCTGATGACGGTGGACACGCTGCAATCGCAGGGCGCCTCGATGCCTGCCGACAATGTGTATGGCCTTGCCCGCGCGCCGTTCTTCGCGCTGGAACAGACGCCGGAAGTGACCGCTTTCATCGAGAAATACCGCGCCGCCTATGGCGAATATCCGACCGACTGGGCGATCAATGCCTATGACGGGCTTCGCTTCTATGCCGCCGTGGCCGAAAAGGCCGGAACGGTCGAGGGGGATGCCGTCATAGCCGCCCTGCCGGAAGTCACCTTCGACGGATTGCGCGAGAAGGGCCTGACGGTCCGGGCGCTGGACGGACAGATGAACGCGCCGGTCTATGTCGGCAAGGCGACCAAGGCGGACGGCTACGACTTCCCGATCCTCACCGAGGTCGAGAAGTTCGTGGGGGCACCGCTGATGCCGGCCGAGGACTTCATCCTCCAGGCCCGCGAAGCCGCCAAGTAA
- a CDS encoding branched-chain amino acid ABC transporter permease, translating into MVLIQLVNGLMEGMTLFLIASGLTLIFGVTRIINFAHGSFYMLGAFLTYELVAVIAPGTLWGFFAAVAISAAAVSALGILFETTALRRIYGKDGILQLVITVALVLIIRDLVRMIWGANSVPVQMPDALMGALVVGDTYFPLFPIAVFCAGLVVVLAMIWVIYFTRAGILLRAGTDDRGMVALLGVNEKLIFTAVFAAGAFLAGLAGGLSAPYGEVNYLLDTTIIVSAFIVCVIGGLGNLYGALAGALVVGVTKALGVMYFPRLSMVLIFLIMAAVLIARSMGRQGGPAR; encoded by the coding sequence ATGGTCCTGATCCAGCTTGTGAACGGGCTAATGGAAGGCATGACGCTGTTCCTGATCGCCTCGGGGCTGACGCTGATCTTCGGCGTCACCCGCATCATCAACTTTGCCCACGGCTCGTTCTACATGCTGGGCGCTTTTCTGACCTACGAGCTGGTGGCGGTGATCGCGCCGGGCACGCTGTGGGGGTTCTTCGCCGCCGTGGCGATTTCGGCGGCCGCGGTCTCGGCCTTGGGCATCCTGTTCGAGACCACCGCGCTGCGCCGCATCTACGGCAAGGACGGCATCCTGCAACTGGTGATTACCGTCGCGCTGGTGCTGATCATCCGTGATCTGGTGCGGATGATCTGGGGCGCCAACAGCGTGCCGGTCCAGATGCCAGATGCGCTGATGGGCGCGCTGGTTGTCGGCGACACTTATTTCCCGCTGTTCCCCATCGCGGTCTTCTGCGCCGGGCTGGTGGTGGTGCTGGCGATGATCTGGGTGATCTATTTCACTCGCGCCGGCATCCTGCTGCGGGCGGGCACCGATGACCGCGGCATGGTCGCGCTGCTGGGCGTGAACGAAAAGCTGATCTTTACCGCCGTCTTCGCCGCCGGGGCCTTTCTTGCCGGTCTCGCCGGAGGCTTGAGCGCGCCTTATGGCGAGGTGAACTACCTGCTCGACACCACGATCATCGTCTCGGCCTTCATCGTCTGCGTGATCGGAGGCTTGGGCAATCTTTACGGTGCGCTGGCCGGGGCGCTGGTCGTCGGCGTCACCAAGGCTTTGGGGGTCATGTATTTCCCCCGCCTGTCGATGGTCCTGATCTTCCTGATCATGGCCGCAGTTCTCATCGCCCGCTCCATGGGCCGCCAGGGAGGCCCGGCACGATGA
- a CDS encoding branched-chain amino acid ABC transporter permease has protein sequence MTAQDLKALWAKVARAAVSWQFVIPALALVLAINWLAPTATSTLMTEIMIMALFASSLNLLMSFGHMVSFGHAAYFGLGAYGFTLAVVRGGVPPELALAIGPLVAALGGLVFGALCVRLTQIYFAMLTLACAQITYTVLFQWYDFTGGDTGITGFMTPRFGLSEKGYATAVLAVVAICLLALWGIVKSPLGLSIRAVGQDRYRAEALGLGARRVQLVAFVIAAFFAGVAGTLYAVLHGAAFPDYAGLGVTLEGLIMVVIGGLNSFSGGIWGAIIYKLLAAFVSKAIHEWELVLGLILLTICLVAPKGFAGVSARLRSMLGGII, from the coding sequence ATGACCGCGCAGGACCTGAAGGCCCTCTGGGCAAAGGTCGCCCGCGCCGCGGTCAGCTGGCAGTTCGTTATCCCGGCGCTTGCCCTGGTACTTGCGATCAACTGGCTGGCGCCGACCGCGACCTCGACCCTGATGACCGAGATCATGATCATGGCGCTCTTCGCGTCGTCGCTGAACCTGCTGATGAGCTTTGGCCATATGGTCAGCTTCGGCCATGCCGCCTATTTCGGCCTCGGCGCCTATGGCTTCACGCTGGCGGTGGTGCGGGGAGGCGTGCCGCCCGAGCTGGCGCTGGCCATCGGGCCGCTGGTCGCGGCGCTCGGCGGGCTGGTGTTCGGTGCGCTGTGTGTGCGCCTGACGCAGATCTACTTCGCCATGCTGACGTTGGCCTGCGCGCAGATCACCTATACCGTGCTGTTCCAATGGTATGATTTCACCGGCGGCGATACCGGGATCACCGGCTTCATGACCCCGCGTTTCGGCCTGTCGGAAAAGGGCTATGCCACGGCGGTGCTGGCGGTGGTGGCGATCTGCCTCTTGGCGCTGTGGGGGATCGTCAAGTCGCCGCTGGGCCTGTCGATCCGGGCCGTGGGCCAGGATCGTTACCGGGCGGAGGCGCTTGGTCTCGGCGCGCGGCGGGTGCAGTTGGTGGCCTTTGTCATCGCCGCCTTCTTCGCAGGCGTTGCGGGCACGCTTTATGCGGTGCTGCATGGCGCGGCCTTTCCCGATTACGCGGGCCTCGGCGTCACGCTGGAGGGGCTGATCATGGTGGTGATCGGCGGGCTGAACAGCTTTTCCGGCGGCATCTGGGGCGCCATCATCTACAAACTGCTGGCGGCCTTCGTCTCGAAGGCGATCCACGAATGGGAACTGGTGCTGGGCCTGATCCTTCTGACGATCTGCCTCGTGGCGCCGAAGGGGTTTGCCGGCGTCTCGGCCCGGCTGCGCTCGATGCTGGGGGGGATCATCTGA
- a CDS encoding ATP-binding cassette domain-containing protein — protein MDPVLSARHIRKAYGDFIALKDISFDIPKGERHALIGPNGAGKSTFIACVAGQLPGVEGEMLFKGENILSLPPARLAQKGIGRTFQISRAFLHMTVLENMMAAYVIASGKWASLSGRVYAERIDRAHAMLETVGLADRTRDTVADLSLGDRKRLEFGMVLAADPDLLLLDEPTAGMSIKERHFLMEMVAERVDATGKTLIFVEHDIDVVMKIAARVTVLVRGAILAVGTPQEIKANDEVQAVYLGGGH, from the coding sequence ATGGATCCGGTTCTTTCCGCCCGCCACATCCGCAAGGCTTACGGCGATTTCATCGCACTGAAGGACATCTCCTTCGACATCCCGAAGGGCGAGCGCCACGCCCTGATCGGCCCGAACGGGGCGGGGAAATCCACCTTCATCGCCTGCGTCGCCGGACAGCTGCCGGGGGTGGAGGGCGAGATGCTCTTCAAGGGCGAGAACATCCTGTCCCTGCCGCCCGCCCGTCTGGCGCAGAAGGGGATCGGCCGCACCTTCCAGATCAGCCGGGCCTTCCTGCACATGACGGTGCTGGAGAACATGATGGCGGCCTATGTCATCGCCTCGGGCAAATGGGCCTCGCTCTCGGGGCGGGTCTATGCCGAACGGATCGACCGCGCCCATGCCATGCTGGAAACCGTGGGCCTTGCCGACCGGACGCGGGATACGGTCGCGGACTTGAGTCTCGGCGACCGCAAGCGGCTGGAGTTCGGCATGGTGCTGGCCGCCGACCCGGACCTGCTGCTGCTGGACGAACCCACCGCAGGCATGTCGATCAAGGAACGCCACTTCCTGATGGAGATGGTGGCCGAGCGGGTCGATGCGACCGGCAAGACGCTGATCTTCGTCGAACACGACATCGACGTGGTGATGAAGATCGCCGCCCGCGTCACCGTGCTGGTGCGCGGCGCCATCCTCGCGGTCGGCACGCCGCAGGAAATCAAGGCCAATGACGAGGTGCAGGCCGTCTATCTGGGAGGGGGGCATTGA
- a CDS encoding ABC transporter ATP-binding protein produces MLRISDLHAAYGKAEVLHGIDLEVAAGEVVCLIGRNGVGKSSTMKSIVRDQITVTGGEIVFDGASLAGMRPYEVIRRGVGYVPEDRRVFASLSVLENLNVPRPVAAGDRRRWTVDEVFRLFPQLHDYRHRKAGVMSGGEQQMLSIARSLLTCPKLLLLDEPHEGLAPKIAEEVVDAIVALKREGVSMIVSEQALNTIRRCADRVYVIDRGMTAWTGTVDGFYADPEITRKYLMVQ; encoded by the coding sequence ATGCTGCGCATTTCAGACCTGCACGCCGCCTACGGCAAGGCCGAGGTTCTGCACGGGATCGACCTGGAGGTCGCGGCGGGAGAGGTCGTCTGCCTGATCGGGCGGAACGGCGTCGGCAAATCCTCGACCATGAAATCCATCGTCCGCGACCAGATCACCGTGACCGGCGGCGAGATCGTCTTCGACGGCGCGTCCTTGGCCGGGATGCGTCCCTATGAGGTGATCCGCCGCGGCGTGGGCTATGTGCCCGAGGACCGGCGTGTCTTCGCCTCGCTCTCGGTGCTGGAAAACCTGAACGTGCCCCGGCCGGTGGCCGCAGGCGACCGCCGCCGCTGGACGGTGGACGAGGTGTTCCGCCTGTTCCCGCAACTGCACGACTACCGCCACCGCAAGGCCGGCGTGATGAGCGGGGGCGAGCAACAGATGCTGTCGATCGCCCGGTCGCTGTTGACCTGCCCGAAGCTCCTCCTGCTCGACGAGCCGCATGAGGGACTTGCCCCGAAGATCGCCGAGGAGGTGGTCGACGCCATCGTCGCGCTGAAGCGCGAGGGGGTGTCGATGATCGTCTCGGAGCAGGCGCTGAACACGATCCGCCGCTGCGCCGACCGGGTTTACGTCATCGACCGCGGCATGACGGCCTGGACTGGCACGGTCGATGGCTTCTACGCCGATCCCGAAATCACCCGCAAATATCTGATGGTTCAGTGA
- the aliB gene encoding cyclohexanecarboxyl-CoA dehydrogenase has product MYPTIFDTEELTALRDLARKFAAEKLAPGYQAREKAGGFGPDLLREMGGLGLIAPELPEEFGGLGSGAIYSGVIIEEIARGDFNIGYVNILASLNGQILSKFANPEIKREWLPKLIAGELIVAIALTEPRGGSDAANLGLRMERDGDHYVINGEKTSISCADQAKGAVVFARTGKPEDKARGISAVFVPMDTPGISTTRFTDLGQHAIGRGSIFFDNVRVPVDHLLGEEGKGFVQVMQGFDFSRSLIGLQCLGTARQSLDETWEYIGGRKAFGKPLAAFQGITHQLADFDTKVEAARLLSLNALWLKDSGLPHVAEAAMAKWWPPLLAYEAIHACLLIHGHAAYSNELPFEQRLRDVLGLQIGDGTAHIMKNIIARERAGKAVTG; this is encoded by the coding sequence ATGTATCCCACCATCTTCGACACCGAGGAACTGACCGCGCTGCGCGACCTCGCCCGCAAGTTCGCCGCAGAAAAGCTGGCGCCCGGTTATCAGGCGCGCGAAAAGGCCGGCGGCTTTGGCCCCGATCTGCTGCGCGAGATGGGCGGCCTCGGCCTGATCGCCCCCGAACTGCCCGAGGAATTCGGCGGCCTCGGCTCGGGCGCAATCTATTCTGGCGTCATCATCGAGGAAATCGCCCGCGGCGATTTCAACATCGGATATGTCAACATCCTTGCGTCGCTGAACGGGCAGATCCTGTCCAAGTTCGCCAACCCCGAGATCAAGCGGGAATGGCTGCCTAAGCTGATCGCGGGCGAGCTGATCGTCGCCATCGCCCTGACCGAACCGCGCGGCGGGTCGGATGCGGCGAACCTGGGCCTGCGGATGGAACGCGACGGCGATCACTATGTGATCAACGGCGAAAAGACATCGATCTCCTGCGCCGATCAGGCGAAAGGAGCGGTGGTCTTCGCCCGCACTGGCAAGCCCGAAGACAAGGCGCGCGGCATTTCCGCTGTCTTCGTGCCGATGGACACGCCCGGCATCTCGACCACGCGCTTCACCGATCTGGGCCAGCACGCCATCGGCCGCGGCTCGATCTTCTTCGACAATGTGCGGGTGCCGGTCGACCACCTGCTGGGCGAGGAGGGCAAGGGCTTCGTGCAGGTGATGCAGGGCTTCGACTTCTCGCGCAGCCTGATCGGGCTGCAATGCCTGGGCACCGCGCGGCAGTCGCTGGACGAGACCTGGGAGTATATCGGCGGGCGCAAGGCCTTTGGCAAACCGCTGGCGGCCTTTCAGGGCATTACCCACCAGCTTGCCGATTTCGACACCAAGGTCGAGGCGGCGCGGCTCTTGTCGCTGAACGCGCTGTGGCTCAAGGACAGCGGCCTGCCGCATGTGGCCGAGGCCGCGATGGCCAAATGGTGGCCGCCGCTTCTGGCCTACGAGGCGATCCACGCCTGCCTGCTGATCCACGGCCATGCCGCCTATTCGAACGAACTGCCGTTCGAGCAGCGGCTGCGCGATGTGCTGGGCCTCCAGATCGGCGACGGCACCGCG